A genomic region of Vicia villosa cultivar HV-30 ecotype Madison, WI unplaced genomic scaffold, Vvil1.0 ctg.001245F_1_1, whole genome shotgun sequence contains the following coding sequences:
- the LOC131634170 gene encoding uncharacterized protein LOC131634170, with protein sequence MAKLQKFKIFATQCGVEKSPTLSPRTSPLVQLPRPKTTLRSLLGLSLTRPPRRQGHVAVLEKKEKDSMRRHSLKDLFVSSPPREEDAEGGAGSPMLGGMGFFRSDSWRVGPGLGNPVLTGFRCRSLLKRKAWRPMLLTISEQ encoded by the coding sequence ATGGCGAAGCTGCAGAAATTCAAGATCTTCGCCACACAATGCGGTGTTGAAAAGAGTCCAACGTTAAGCCCAAGGACAAGCCCGCTGGTTCAGCTTCCGAGGCCCAAAACAACGCTGCGGAGTCTGCTTGGGCTAAGCCTGACTCGACCGCCACGCCGGCAAGGACACGTGGCGGTGTTGGAGAAGAAAGAGAAGGATTCGATGCGGAGACACTCGTTGAAGGATCTGTTTGTGTCGTCGCCGCCGCGAGAAGAGGATGCGGAAGGAGGTGCTGGTTCTCCGATGTTGGGTGGCATGGGTTTTTTTCGGTCTGATAGTTGGAGGGTTGGACCGGGTTTAGGTAACCCGGTTTTGACTGGTTTTCGTTGCAGGTCTTTGCTGAAGAGGAAAGCTTGGCGCCCTATGCTGCTTACTATTTCTGAACAGTGA